AAATAGCCATAGTTCCTTGTCCGTCTTAGCTGCATTCATGTCTCACTGCGGCTTTgccaattttcctttcttttctgcagGTTGCATCCCCTGTCCTTAGGGCGCGGCACGGTGTGCAGGCGGGCCGCAGCCATGACGACCGCCATCTTGGAGCGCCTGAGCACCCTGTCGGTCAGCGGGCAGCAGCTGCGCCGTCTGCCCAAGATCCTGGAGGATGGGCTTCCCAAGATGCCTTGCACTGTCCCGGAAACGGATGTGCCCCAGCTCTTCCGGGAGCCTTACATCCGCACCGGCTACCGCCCCACAGGGCACGAGTGGCGCTACTACTTCTTCAGCCTCTTTCAGAAACACAACGAGGTGGTCAACGTCTGGACCCATTTACTGGCAGCCCTGGCCGTCCTCTTGCGATTCTGGGCCTTTGCCGAGGCTGAGGCCTTGCCATGGGCGTCTACCCACTCCCTGCCTCTGCTCCTCTTCATCCTGTCGTCAATCACTTACCTCACCTGCAGCCTTCTGGCCCACCTGCTGCAGTCCAAGTCAGAGCTCTCCCACTACACCTTCTACTTTGTGGACTATGTTGGCGTGAGCGTTTACCAATATGGCAGTGCTTTGGCTCATTTCTTCTACAGCTCTGACCAGGCCTGGTATGAGCGGTTCTGGCTTTTCTTCTTGCCAGCAGCTGCCTTCTGTGGCTGGTTATCTTGTGCTGGCTGTTGCTATGCGAAATATCGTTACCGGAGGCCTTATCCAGTCATGAGGAAGATCTGTCAAGTGGTGCCGGCAGGGCTGGCCTTTATCCTAGACATCAGCCCTGTGGCACACCGTGTGgcactctgtcacctggctggCTGCCAGGAGCAAGCAGCCTGGTACCACACCCTCCAGATCCTCTTCTTCCTGGTTAGCGCTTATTTCTTCTCCTGCCCGGTGCCTGAGAAGTACTTCCCGGGTTCCTGTGACATCGTGGGCCATGGGCATCAGATCTTCCATGCCTTTCTGTCCATCTGCACGCTCTCCCAGCTGGAGGCCATCCTCCTGGACTACCAGGGGCGGCAGGAGATCTTCCTGCAGCGCCATGGACCCCTGTCTGTCCACATGGCCtgcctctccttcttcttcctggcTGCCTGCAGTGCTGCCACCGC
The window above is part of the Symphalangus syndactylus isolate Jambi chromosome 23, NHGRI_mSymSyn1-v2.1_pri, whole genome shotgun sequence genome. Proteins encoded here:
- the PAQR8 gene encoding membrane progestin receptor beta; translation: MTTAILERLSTLSVSGQQLRRLPKILEDGLPKMPCTVPETDVPQLFREPYIRTGYRPTGHEWRYYFFSLFQKHNEVVNVWTHLLAALAVLLRFWAFAEAEALPWASTHSLPLLLFILSSITYLTCSLLAHLLQSKSELSHYTFYFVDYVGVSVYQYGSALAHFFYSSDQAWYERFWLFFLPAAAFCGWLSCAGCCYAKYRYRRPYPVMRKICQVVPAGLAFILDISPVAHRVALCHLAGCQEQAAWYHTLQILFFLVSAYFFSCPVPEKYFPGSCDIVGHGHQIFHAFLSICTLSQLEAILLDYQGRQEIFLQRHGPLSVHMACLSFFFLAACSAATAALLRHKVKARLTKKDS